One genomic window of Ilyobacter polytropus DSM 2926 includes the following:
- a CDS encoding TRM11 family SAM-dependent methyltransferase — protein sequence MNDSKKYLYVINYPAYEEELCMLEMRALFDREPEDKVLISQIKFNPSNSIFIKKRLEIIYEKETLQEILDYLEKDEMHLKDFKCEYLRLQKGNISYEERIKSTREVGLRIIGNSTMIEPETILGVTKYNDKWFLGINENNDCKWHLHETKPCSYSNSLSVRTARVLVNIASKGDSKKKIIDPCCGVATTLVEGLSMGYDIFGYEINPKIVKNAKINLKHFDLETKIMKKDMHEIKENYDASIIDIPYGLFSHTTEKDQQDIINTARRISKRMVMVSFEILDEMVLNAGFEIIDRCTVTKGTFKRYILVCQ from the coding sequence ATGAATGATTCAAAAAAATATCTATATGTTATAAATTATCCGGCATACGAAGAGGAACTTTGCATGCTAGAGATGAGGGCCTTGTTTGACAGAGAGCCAGAGGACAAGGTTCTTATTTCTCAAATAAAATTTAATCCTTCCAATAGTATTTTTATTAAAAAAAGACTGGAGATAATCTACGAAAAAGAGACCCTACAGGAAATTTTGGATTATTTGGAAAAAGATGAGATGCATCTAAAAGATTTTAAATGTGAATACCTAAGACTCCAAAAGGGGAATATAAGCTACGAAGAGAGAATCAAGAGTACGAGAGAGGTAGGTCTTAGAATAATCGGGAACTCAACTATGATAGAACCTGAAACTATTCTCGGAGTAACCAAGTATAATGATAAATGGTTTCTAGGGATAAATGAAAATAATGACTGCAAGTGGCATCTCCATGAAACGAAGCCATGCTCCTACTCAAACTCTTTGAGTGTACGGACGGCAAGAGTATTGGTAAATATAGCATCAAAAGGTGATTCGAAGAAAAAAATAATAGATCCCTGCTGTGGGGTAGCAACTACACTGGTAGAAGGTCTTTCCATGGGGTATGATATTTTTGGCTATGAAATAAACCCGAAAATAGTAAAAAATGCAAAAATAAACCTTAAACACTTTGACCTGGAAACTAAAATCATGAAAAAAGATATGCATGAGATAAAAGAAAATTATGATGCCTCTATAATAGATATTCCCTATGGCCTATTCAGCCATACCACTGAAAAGGATCAGCAGGATATAATAAATACAGCCAGAAGAATTTCTAAGAGAATGGTTATGGTGTCCTTTGAAATTTTAGATGAAATGGTTTTGAACGCAGGCTTTGAGATAATAGACAGATGCACCGTCACCAAGGGAACCTTTAAAAGGTATATCCTAGTGTGCCAGTAA
- a CDS encoding SHOCT domain-containing protein, with product MRQLCFEYFNRGGMFRWMGGGLMMLFPILLIVLIFYFFNKNDKNNNIENVTPLDILKKRYARGEITKQEFEDMKKDIQ from the coding sequence ATGCGTCAGTTGTGTTTTGAATACTTTAATAGAGGCGGAATGTTTAGATGGATGGGAGGTGGACTTATGATGCTTTTTCCGATACTACTTATTGTACTGATTTTTTATTTTTTCAATAAGAATGACAAGAACAACAATATAGAAAATGTCACTCCCTTAGATATACTGAAGAAAAGATATGCAAGAGGAGAGATAACTAAGCAAGAGTTTGAAGATATGAAAAAAGATATACAGTAA
- a CDS encoding YbjQ family protein — MKTIRYIGSIFFILGLFTSIFAGIPWAVITAEDPVVPLWLRTAVFSLLGGIFIVLVTVGLGQKKYKAPEKANGSYEHKTKILMSNSVVLPGSEVSEILGLVQGHTVFAIWLGKDLSAIIKLILGGELTEYTDMMGKAREIAAERMLAQAEEIGADAVINIRYMTTSVVGSAAELFAYGTAVKLKNTQ; from the coding sequence ATGAAAACAATTCGATATATCGGTTCTATATTTTTTATTTTGGGACTTTTCACCTCTATATTTGCCGGTATTCCATGGGCTGTAATAACTGCTGAAGACCCCGTTGTCCCCTTATGGTTGAGGACAGCTGTTTTTTCTCTGTTGGGAGGAATTTTCATAGTCCTTGTCACAGTGGGATTAGGTCAGAAAAAATATAAAGCTCCGGAAAAGGCAAATGGCTCATATGAACATAAAACTAAAATTCTAATGTCAAACTCAGTTGTACTCCCTGGTTCTGAAGTATCTGAAATTTTAGGATTAGTTCAGGGACATACAGTATTTGCCATCTGGTTAGGTAAAGACCTTTCTGCTATAATAAAACTCATCCTTGGAGGAGAATTGACTGAATACACTGATATGATGGGAAAAGCACGGGAAATAGCTGCAGAAAGGATGCTTGCACAGGCTGAGGAAATAGGAGCCGATGCTGTCATAAACATCCGCTATATGACAACAAGTGTTGTGGGAAGTGCTGCAGAACTTTTTGCCTATGGTACGGCAGTAAAACTTAAAAACACTCAATAG